The following are encoded in a window of Physeter macrocephalus isolate SW-GA chromosome 9, ASM283717v5, whole genome shotgun sequence genomic DNA:
- the GATA4 gene encoding transcription factor GATA-4: MYQSLAMAANHGPPPGPYEAGGPGAFMHGAGAASSPVYVPTPRVPSSVLGLSYLQGGGGGTVSGAASGGSSGAAPSGAGPGTQQGSPGWSQAGAEGAAYTPPPVSPRFSFPGTTGSLAAAAAAAAAREAAAYSSGGGAAGAGLAGREQYGRAGFAGSYSSPYPAYMADVGASWAAAAAASAGPFDSPVLHSLPGRANPAARHPNLGEC, encoded by the coding sequence ATGTACCAGAGCCTGGCCATGGCCGCCAACCACGGTCCCCCTCCGGGGCCCTACGAGGCGGGCGGCCCGGGCGCCTTCATGCACGGCGCGGGCGCCGCGTCCTCGCCGGTCTACGTGCCCACGCCGCGGGTGCCCTCGTCCGTGCTCGGCCTGTCCTACCTCCAGGGCGGAGGCGGGGGCACCGTGTCCGGGGCCGCCTCGGGCGGCAGCTCAGGGGCCGCGCCGTCGGGCGCAGGGCCCGGGACCCAGCAGGGCAGCCCGGGCTGGAGCCAGGCGGGGGCCGAGGGGGCCGCCTACACCCCGCCGCCCGTGTCGCCGCGCTTCTCCTTCCCGGGCACCACCGGGTCcctggccgccgccgccgccgccgccgcggcccgGGAAGCCGCGGCCTACAGCAGTGGCGGCGGGGCGGCGGGCGCCGGCCTGGCAGGCCGCGAGCAGTACGGGCGAGCCGGCTTCGCGGGCTCCTACTCCAGCCCCTACCCCGCCTACATGGCCGACGTGGGCGCGTCCtgggccgcggccgccgccgcctccgccggcCCGTTCGACAGCCCGGTTCTGCACAGCCTGCCCGGCCGGGCCAACCCTGCGGCCCGACACCCCAATCTCGGTGAGTGCTGA